Below is a window of Pochonia chlamydosporia 170 chromosome 7, whole genome shotgun sequence DNA.
CAATGTACAGAGCGACGGAGAGATATGGCGACCAGGCTGGAAATACTGGAgactgtctggttggattggAAATACTGCAGGTACTTGGATGAAATGGGACAATTTGATGTGTGGTGACATGGAACTTTGTGAATTGAATTGTGATATTATGAGGCTGCCAATCCCCAAGCTCCATTAATTGGGTCGCGTTGGTGTGATGTTTACCATAACGTTGAGTGTGTTGAGGAAGCCTAATACCTCAGCGGTAGGACGACTTTCTAGTCATTAGTGTATGGAGATTGATACAAAAGAATGCAACAGAGTCGTGGTTGAGAATTGTTGCTTCATCACCTTtgcagtccatgtctggttgtttcGAATGGACCAATGCTTGGCTCTCGGCCCGCTCGCTCCTGCCCTAAATGTTAATGTTGGCCATGCCGTGGACTCAACCTGGTCAACTGCAAATGacctcaagtgcttcaaCTACATGCAGGCCTCAGTTCCATTCAACATTGCAGCCTCAAGGTCCCCCGGATGCATCAAAGTGAACTTTGCCATTCCGTGCCCGCGTCATGCCCGCGCGGCCGATACATCAAGATCGAACTGACCAACATGAACCTGCTTGGGAAGGACAGCTTCAGTCTGAtcagccgcagccgcagtTGCATGTCCCTGAATCAAACCTCAGCGACTCGGAATCGCTGCAAAATGCtctcgacgacgacgacaatgctCTGGTCCCAATGCGCTACCCGGCCCTGAGGGAGGCATTCCTGGCATCCCTCGAGGACAAGAAAGATGTTATCGAGGCAACAGTTCGACTCCATCTGGGGGTTCGGTCCTGTCATCTGAGCGTCCGAGAGGTCTGGAGATCAGGCTCGTTCAGCGTCGTTCTTCCCATCCTCATTTCGCAAACTCGAACTGTCTTTATGCGCATCCCTTTCCCGTATCGCATTGGCGAAGACCACTGTCCGGGGAATGTTGAAGAGAAATTGCGGACCGAGATTGCCCCCTATATATGGCTGCGTCAAAATTGCCCTGATATCCCAATCCCCGAATTGCATGCCTTTGGGTTGCCTGACGGGTCAACGGTAAACATACTCCTAGACAGCCTCGGCAATTAAGTTGCTTTGCTGGCACTTGCAATGCCTGGTCCCTAACATGGCATATAGTTCACACATCCACTCCACACTCCTTTCTGGGAAAAAGCTTGGTGGATGTTGAAACGATTCGGCTGCTCGCTGCTTGGCCGCCCGATACCTGTCCATCATGTTAAACGGACTATTCGTCACTCAACCACCCCTGGATTTCTGCTCATAAGCGAGGCACGCGGCAAAAAGCTGGCCTGGTCGTGGCTAGATCATTATGACAAGAAGGCATACCGAGACCGACTGTTTCGCAGTCTTGCGCGTATATCACTTTCGCTGAAAGCGGTTCCCTTTCCACGCATTGGGTCATTGAGGTTGCAGCCAGATGGATCCCTCGCGCTGTGCAACCGGCCGCTTAGCCTCTATCTGCAGATGTTGGAGAACGAGGGCATTCCAACGCATATTCCGCTCCATCGCTTATACGCCCAAGTCGAATCTTACCTCTCGGATCTTCTCTCATTCCAGGATAACAAAGTTCGGCACCAACCCAACGCAGTacatgatgaggaagacggcaagTTGCAGCTCGCCGCGCTTACCGGCATGCGAGCCACCATGCACCACTTTATCCGGCCAGAATGTCGCGATGGACCGTTCTTCCTTCATCTGACAGACTTGCACCAGAAAAACATCTTTGTCGACCAAGACTGGAATATTCAGACAATCATCGATCTTGAGTGGGCGCACACCTTGCCTTTGGAAATGCATCTGCCCCCATATTGGCTTTCGTCAAGGATAGCGGTTGACAGTTTTGAAGACCAAGCTGCAATTGACGACTATGAGGCTATACTGGAAGAATATTGGGCAATCTACGAGGCTGAGGAAAAGAAGCGCAATGGAACCATTGTCGATGTAGCAATCCAGCGTGATACCTGGGCCAGAGGGAGCTTTTGGTACTTTCATGCTGTTCGAGTGCCCAAAGGCATGTATACGCTATTCAATAGGCATATCCAGCCACTGTTCAATAAAGAACATCCTGATCGGAAAATTTTTGACGAAGTCTTTTATTGGTACTGGGGTTCTGGCGCAGAGGGCTTTATAGAGAAGAAGCTTAGAGATAGGAAAGAGTATGAAGCTAGCGCGAGGGCCGCGTTTAAGGAAGGTTCGTTAAAAAACACTTAGGAAAGCTTCAACGTTACTTTTGTTTGATCGCATTTGAGAATAGGCGGCTTGAGATATACCTGATCTGTTACGGTTGTCGTTGggacaccagacccaagtCAAGAAAGTCGGTACACGTAACACACCTGGCTGTATGTGAATTTTTATCGGCTACAATAACCGGCTTGGGCTTCAAAGCCTGTCGCCTACTCtcggttcaatgttcttgaCTTACCCGAAGTTCGTATATAATGATCAAACTCGCGGTACGCTTTTACCCCGCGCCAGGTTCTGTTCTAGATGCTTGGCAAGCATGGCCAGATCAACAAGGGCTGGTAACTAATTAGTTCCGGAACTCGCGACTATCGGCCCAGACACGCCTCAATTGGACAGCTTATTCATATGCATATATTATACACCAGTGAAATGTGCAGGCTATACTCTTTAGGTTATAAGCTTGTCTTGGGGTGTGGGATAATCACCGACGAGTTTGGAGCCGATGACCGGTTGAGAGAACCTTATACGACTCCAATACTTAATGCGATCAATACGATAGCGCACACATGTCTCAAACTAGAAGGTCAAAATAAAATGCCTTATTTATAAAAGGCAGACTGCAACCGTATTTCGGGATAAATGTCACTCTTTTTGTTGCGGAGAAAGAGGCCATTGATGGCCAACAGCTCAGATGCATGTATAAATATGGACTTGTCTGTAACTACCTCTCAACTCCTGTTACATCCGCACTCAAAAGCAGTATTGATCGACTAGTTCTTACATATCAGAcatccaaaatggccaagttgaCCTCCGTtgtcctcctcatcatggctggctgcaacATCGCGCTTGCAGCTGGTGGCCCATGTGCGCCCGGCTACGGCGGATTCTGCATCTGTCTTGATGAAACCTACTGTAGGAGCAAGGGAGGCAGGACTGTTCCAGGAAGCCCTGGGAACTATCCGTGCCCTTCGGACCCTGCTAATGTTTTGGGTTGTGAATTCACCAACAGTTGTCCGGGGAAGGACAGCCACACGGCTTGTATGTGGAGGAACAAGTGTAGCGGGACGGTGCTCACTGGTAAGTTTCGTGATTTGGGGTTACAGATACCCGTTTTAAGCATGAGTTAACTCTTTGTAGATCCGGTTTGTCCTGGGGGGAACGATTTTATTTGCTGCAAGTGGGGTGGTAGCTGATCGTGGAGTTGAAGATCAGTCCGCAGGAGGGAGATGTCTTGGGATAGCATATGAAGGGGGATTGAGGAAGGAATGTGAATATGCTACCAGCTCTGGGTTGAGTTGTACTGAGTCAGTATTGTGTGAAGATTGGTTGTGATATTTTCGCTTATAAGAGTGAAGTGTTGGAGTTCAAAGTCAATTGATTCGTTattgaggatggtgagagGACGCACGCAGATAATAGTCTATTCTCGCATGAGGTCGTTTCCCTTTTTTAGGCTTTGTCATTGACTATCCGGCTCAGAAAACATGATGATAAAGGTGTTTTTATCGACTCTAATTGGAATAACTCTGCTCGCTGACCGCTTCAAATTGCCTCTCAACATTACGCCCTCAGAAGATGCCCCGCTTCAATCTCCAGTAACTTAGAAACATGGTTGACAACCCAATACGGAGCCTAGGGAATAGTCTATTGGTCAGGGTGCTGATGATCGTCATGACCCATGCTGCAGGCTGATCCGTAGGACCGCCTAACAAGCATGGAAACAAACAAGCCGGGTTGCTTTTAGAGTGCGAGTCTATCAGTTTACGTTTGAGGCGCATGTAATACCCCAGAAATTGATGAGAGTGCGTTTACTTTGCAGAGCATGATTCTGAGAAGTTCTGACAATGTGCTAAAGAAACACTGACTGTCAAGTGAACAAAACGTCGAGATTTCAGCCAAAATATATGTGAAATGGAAATTCCCACTAAGTTGTGAAATGAATCATGAAGGTGTTATTAATAAACCGCCATGTCTGGCAGGATGAAAGTTGTCTTCGACAGCTAGCTTCGTCACTCTAGACAATACGCTTTCTTTCGTGTCTAAGGTGCTTTATGACCATTTGGCAAGAGGGTTCCATGGAAGCCGCATTGTACCGCCCTCTCTGCAGCACTTGATACCAACACTCCCATCATCTGTCCTGAAATAACACACGAGCGTTCTTGGCTCCCATTGCCAGAAACCACCTTTCCCGAGATCCTCTTCTGAAccttccatctctccatcctTTTCTAGCTGCTGGCATCTCGACAAGCTACATTATTATTAGTTGTTGTCAGACTGAGCAGTGCAGTGGCCGAGTTTGTATGGCACGGATTCAATCCAGTTATACTTACGTCAAGACACTCTCCATACCCCAAACACATGCAATGATCTTTGATGGCGGAGGTTGACAGAACTCCATCCGCTTCTTCGATAAAGCCTCGTTCTTGATTTCGATAATCGCAGTGGTTGTGCTATCGTCCAGCTTATTAGCTTTGACCAGTCATTAGGTTTCCTTAACGGGATCTACTAACTCAACTGCAATAAGCTCCATCGGCCGATCACCATACGCGTACAAGACATTAAACATCTTCCTCTCTGCTTCGGGCCAAGGATCTCCGAATTGCTTGACCAACGACTCCCCCGACAGCGTCACCGTTTGTTGCGGAGTGATTAGACTCCTAACAGCCTGCGTGACGTCCTGGTCTGCAAAAACAGCCCCGTATATATACAGCGGTGGTATATTCTGAGCTGTAAAGTTACTTGGACCATTGGCATTCACAGGCATTGGAGGAGGCACGCCCGATGGTGCGGTCATACCTCCGGCGTCTCCAGCGGGATAATATCCTGGATTTGGAGCCATACCTTGAGGCTGCCCATGGTACGGCTGCGGCGCTCCTGGTGCCCCTGGCACGTAAACGGGATATACATGCACTTGCGTTTGTGGTGTGGGCGACTGCGAGTAgtattgctgctgcggcttgtTTCCAAAGAAACCTGCCATTTTTGCGCCAAACTTTTGACCAAACGGCTTGAGAGCTGAGGCAGCGAGAAGACCCCCGCCTACAGCAAGGGCAGTTTTACCCAGGCCGCGATCACCATCTTGAGCTGGCACATCAGCTCCTTGTGAAGGGGGAGTGTGGAAAGTTTGATCGGTCGGCGGAGCTTGGTGGttcggaggaggagcgggaTACTCCCATTGAGTTGCACCGGTGGCAGTGAAGACATAGAACCTAGAGCGATAAACGTCAACAGTCTGTTCCTGTGATTCTGATCTGTTGTACTTGCCATGCATTATGCTCTGGACTCCAATTTGCTAGCCAACCTGACGGTACTGGCGGCGCCCCGGGCGCAGCATGGGCAGCAACATGAGCTTCAGTGTCCGGGGAAGCAGACGGCAAAGTCGGAGTTGACATCTAGGCCGTAGGAATCGAAAATACACAAGCACGATGTCGACAGAGGGTAGATTTTCCAATATGGCGATCAAGGGAGGAAGAAAATTAGGTAGGCATGAAGAAAGCCGGATCATGTATCCCGCATGTCCATGAAATACAGATCAGTCATTCGGCTAGTCTGCCTCGTGAGAGATCTATCAGGCACCTATCTTGATCTGACGGTACTTGAAGGCAGACTACGGCTGAGACAAACACGGCTGAGACTCCGGTCCGAGTTTGCCAACACGAGTGCCCGTATGTGGAAATGGTTTCAACACATTAACCCCTGCTAGGCCGCGATAAGTCGTTCTAAGTCTCCTCATTCCTACCAATTATAAGCTCATATTCACTAGTTCACCACTTTCATTGTGCTCTGTGCGCATGGCGTAGGGCTGGTCCTTGCCGTGCCACAAGGCAAACCTATCCACCATGGCTGGGTCATGGATATATCTGCGGGAATaagcttcatctttgccgACTTTTTCCTTGGCATGCTAAGACATCTCTGAAGAGACAGGGGTTCAGTGCACTGGGCATAGATTATGAATGGAAGAGATACTTGCACGAATGCTGTGGCGCTgttgttgtccttgacctcTTCTGGCTTCTGGTTTTATCGCCCAAGTCCAGAGCTATAAATAGCAAAGCGTGGCGTTAAACTCATACTGCCACTCCTAAGTAGCTACTGTGCCAGAGAGGTAAGAACATAGCGACAATCGACCATAATACATTAACCTTAGTTAGAAAGTCGTTGTATTATGCTTTAATATCAGTGTTTTGGTTGACCACCGGAGTTGAGTCATACGATCCTTATATATCTAACTTTTACTGAATTGTATTGGTTCGAACCGAAGGAAGACTCTTCAACTGTGGTCAAAATCAGGAACATACAGGAGAACGCCATCACTCAAACACCTAAGAATACCTAGGTCTCGATACTGCATATTGCGAGTGTCCAACCTATGGTGTAATTAAACACATCCATTTGGCCGCGAGGTTCACAGCGCTCTGCCGGCATATTAGTCACATTACTTTCAAGCTTTAATCATTTCATGCGCACTGCAAATAATTATGTGACTCTGGAGCAATTATTCAAGAAATGGTGGGAAATCTTCACGCAGTTTAGTCCTCTAGAGCGAGTGAGCACAAAATGAGCGAAAAGTCGATGAGATGTTTATAGCCTCACAAGAGTGGAAGTATATTCAAACCATGAACTGGATGACTTCATAATCAGGAATAGATCATTCACAGAGAGTGCGGCTCGCATATTGTCCAACAGTCCTCCACAGAAACGCTCAGGGCTCATACCGATCAGCATCTGACGTCGTTGATCGGTGTGTTTCCACTCGTCTATCCATTTCCCATGCATGGCAGATATACACGCCTCTACTTTACGCTTATCTGCACCAGTCATGGAAGCAGTCCAAGTTAACCATAATGGCAGTTGCACTTGCAAACAGTGCCAGCGCACTAGAAAACAATTAGTTTCGTTGGCAGTGGCGACAAATATTCTTCCACGTACGTAAGAAGCGGCACAGTTAAGATACATGCTGCCTCCGGTGCAGTCTTTCTTGCAATTATCACTCCAATAAGAGCAAGGATAGGGACCACCTCGAGCCTCAAGGGTTGAATCCTCGTTTGGTGCAGCAACAGGGCtggcaatggcaccaactGACAAAATaaggagaaggaggttgCTCGACTGCATGTTGAACGATGGGTCGTGAAAAACTTGGATTTCTGATTTGGTATTTGCTTGAGTTCAGCTTGTGTTGAAACAGGATTCAACATACTGGTGTAAGCTGCCCTCTTTATAGTAGTAGTTCTTAGTGTATATCCTGAAGGTTGCTTGATGTATAGACTCTGCCATGCTACACGATATACGAGGAAGGTCCGAAGGCGCTTTCAGAATATAGCGTCTTGGCCGTTCGCGGGTAAATTTGAATACCAAATTAGAGCCGTGCATCTATTATTGATTTTACTAAAACTAATGCTCAAGGAGAGACGATTCCAGTGTTAGCTCTGGAACTTTGCCAGTCACAATATCGACTACAGCCGCAGTCACTTCCGCGTGATTGAGCGCTAGGATTCAACGTAGCTACAGTTTGTCAAAAAATGTGTCCGATTAAGCGTCCGGCCCAGAAACCGTGGGCGTGAGCTTCAAAGGTAAAGAAACGGCTGCTCTTATACAATATGTAGCTTTCGGCTATATCTGAAAAGCACAGAAAGTTTATTGCGAAACACTTCAGTTATTACATTTTGTGTTAGTTGTTTCGAACTTGGAGCACCATAACCTTTCCCTTTAGGCTATTTATTATTTCTCCACCTTCGTAGCTACTATTGTAATGTGCGTCAGCAGGCGAATTGAATTCTAATCCGCTGAAATCTAAATTAAATCAAACTACCAAGTACTACAGTGTTGAACTCTCCGATATCGTATTGCATGCCGAGGGCGTGGGCTGCTGCGAACCTCGCAATTGAGTCAAGATAGAAATGAGACCCCATTGGCCGTTCTAGTTCCAATGTTTCAGTATTCTTACTGTGTCAGCCTAACACAGTCTCGTGTCGGCCTGGGCACATGCCTTAACTTGCGGTTATGGCATAATGCGAAATACGATATAATAGTTGCGGCGTCTTGGTTGCAGCAGATCAGACGTCACTGCTGCGGGGGATTCCCTCTTACCCCAGATTATATTTTTCACAACTTTAATTGTGCGGGGAAGAAGTTGTATGTGCTTTCTGTGAAATGAACAAGAGACCACGGGCAGCAGCCGCTAACATATATCAGCCGAAGGCAAGTTTGCCACTTTGGTGTTACTGTAACTTGATGAGCACTCCCCAGGCTTGGGCTAACCTTGGAAGGTCACATCAATAGCACAGGATGCGTTCTACGGGCGATTAGGAGCTTTCCCAACCATGATGGTGTTTTATCCCCTGCGCGCTACGTGGTAATACAGTTATTGAGCAAGCTTACTGGCCACACCAATCGCATACTTTGACGATTTGGCCGTGGGGTTTTGAGTTCGGCCCGAATATGAAATAAACGGCCGGCTGCCGCTATTGGTTGTTTAACTAGCTTCATTGAGGATGGGGATCATCGACTAACAGAGAGTAAGCACGGGCAGTATAGGTACATGCCAGAATCCCATTGGTGTCTAATTCGGCTTGGAGCCAGCGTAAGGAAGTATGTGGCCATCTAACACTCAAGGACAGGATATACCGACTCAACATAAATGGGCTGAGGAGGCGGCAAGACTTAAATGCTCGGAATGCTCGGCTCATCTTGATACTTAACCACCTTCGTTTCTTCTCTCTACTCCTATTATTTAAGCAATTTGTTAGGCGCCTTGTTGACCTGCATACCCCATCTCATACTCTAAGGTGTCTAACGGATGAGAAAACTAGTGAAATGTGACCACGAAAGCTCAACGGCGGCAATCGACACCGCCACGTAGAGGCCGACTTCAGACGTCTCACTGGTCGGAGATCTTCCAAATGAATGGAGTCAACAGTCAATACTGGGGTAATTCGAAAGTTGACTAAGCTAACTGCAACGGCTTTTTCAAGTTAGTTGCTAGTGATTCGTGAATGATCCGTACGGCGGCTTCTCCGAAGAACTTGGCGTCATTAAAAACCACAAGAATGTTAGAAAATACACCGAGACCCGTACAGGTGCTGTCAATTTGCCCGCCTGTTGATTGTATccattgacaatgacttTTCGGAAAACTTATAATATTTAGTTGCCGCTATTACTGTGACAGTAGTGCGCTATACTTGAATTGGTTATTGCCGTTGACTAACACATTAGTGAGCACAAGTTGCTATTCTTGGTAGTCTGACATTCCATTCACTGAGGCCTGTTGCGCAAGAAATatggacaagaaggaggTTAATGCTAAAACCTGGAACTGTGTAAATCGGTTGGTTGATATTTGAATGATCCTCGCTGAAAATTTGAGTAAGCATTGGCGACTCTCTTTCTCAATGACCCGGTTCGCGTAAGTGGCAGTCAATAGACCAAGAAGGCATATCGGTCGTGTAACAAACTCCAGATATTATGCATATTTTCCTACTCGATATTCAGCCCTGCATATAAACCCAGAAACTCTCTTTGACATATTAACGCGAACCTGACTTGATGAGTTTACCTCAGCCCCAGGAACGGCAGGGCAGACAACCGGAGATCGCCAAGCGCGGAAAAGGCTCGGAGAACATAAAGTCAATAAGCAAAGCCATCTTGCCTTTAACTCTAGACAATGTAGTTGATGAATCTTTCGTCTCACGAAGAGCATACCAGAGTAGCACCAGGCCGATCGTCACCGGCGAAATTCGGCGTACCCCGGATCTAATTCGCGAACGGGCCAGACCCTGACCTGATACTTTTCGGTGAAATATCTGGCGCGTTTACCGAGAACGAAAAGACCTCAATCTTGATACCCCTGAGAAGGATCGAATTCTGCAACCCTTCTGAGATGGGGCTAGGAGACGTGGTCTGTGTTTGGGTGGCGAGCATACAGgtgtgtgttgttggtgctggtttcAATAACTCTCAGGATTTGCAAACGCTTACGAGGTAGTACAAATTTAGAACGCGTCCATCTTGACGCTTAAAGCTTCACCTACCTGCAAATTTGTCCATACAATGGGACGATTCACCGTGGCGCTTAGATtccgtggttgttggttgttcaACTGACAGCAGCTGACGGATGAAGCTGTCATAAAGCTAGTTTTTGGGTTTCAACTAGCTCGCGAAATCCATTTCCTTATTGGGCAACTTGGTCGCTGTGTTACATTGTCTTAGATGCCTGTCAAATGACTTGCGGCAAGGTTTACCGAGACTCCATCGCCAAGCTTAGTGCTCACGGAGGGAATGCCAGAAGCATTCCAGTTGTCCAGGAGGTGTGTTTCAGCGAAAATATAAATAGATCTGCCTCTGATCAAAGGTTTTGCAAGGAACCCAATCTTTTCTACCCAAATATTCTTATCTCTGGGTCTTCTAACCTTGACAATGAAGTATAGtttgctcctcttccttgcTCCGCTTGGAGTATGGAGCCGTGCCTGTACATGCGGGCAGGCAAATCAGAATGGCGCCTATTCGAGAAATGAAAACGTCATTCCTCGGGCTGAAAATGCCGATGAAATGCTGGACAGACGTGACGTACACGACGGCCTCGCAGAAAAACGGGATGATCTTTACGCCAGGCTCATCAACGGGAAACCGACCGGCCTCCACGAGTATCCTTTCATAGCTGCAGTCGTGTACAACTCTGGAGCCAAGAGGATTTCGTGCCCAGGTGCAATCATTGACAAGAAGCACATACTCATCACGGCACATTGTGTCAACGGCATACGAGCAAATAACATTGGTGTCTATGCCGGTTCAAACAAGTTCGACGTACCATCAGCGAAATTACGAACAGTCGCAGccattcatcctcatcctaAATGGGACTCGGAGAGGCGCTTTTACGACGTCGCACTGCTTCAACTACAAGATCCTCTTTCTTTTGATCGAAACACAAACATTGTGTGTGTACCAAGCCAGCCTCGAGacttcaacaaccagacagctaCGGCGCTAGCTTGGGGGTCACCATCGTCCGGGGAAGGACAGCTTGTGCAAACGAAGTTCGAGACGCACAACTTGGATTCCTGCAGCGTCCGTGGTACTGGGGGTCCGCAGTTCTGTACGTATGCACCAGGCGAGGGGGTTTGTGATAATGCCTCAGACGGCCCCTTGCTGCTGTGGCAGGAACCAACGTCTAGAAGATactttgctgttggtttgtCTTCTTGGGGCCAGTCTTGCAAAAAGTTCCCAGAGGTTGCAACCGATCTTACTCAGCTGAAGCCATGGATTCAGGAGGTTGTTGGAGCGGGTGGTGGCACCCTGTGCCCGTAGTTGTAAGCTACGGTCGTCTTTTGGACCCTGTGTGATTCAAGTAGATCACGAGATGCGTACTGTTGGAGTAATTTTGAGTTATTTATACCGCCGAGATGGTTATTCCACCTCCACCCTCTTGTGTGTTTCTGTTACCCGTGTCAGATAACTTCCGTGATTGGGATCTGTTTTCAGAACCGCTCAACCGTACATTTACTGTAGTTAATCAagaattttttttttgataTCCTTTCTTGGCCGTACGAATTATCCGGTGGCAGCTTATGTGGCTGAAGCGTAAAGATTTCAGTGCCTGAGCCAACATTTCGTCATAGCGCGGGTGAATGATGACCACTTGTAAGAGGCAAGTGATGAGGTTAATGTCGTGACGTGCCGAGTTCGTGTCCAGCACTCAACAAATCTTGGCACGCTCACGGGAGGGCAATGGGAACCAACAGTGCAAAGGAAATAACTAGATCTTCAGAGCATTACCTTATTAATCGGCCGTGCCAGCGAATTTGAACTGAATGTAAGCATGAAAGTGCGGAGATCCTGATTTCTTTGCAGATTTCCTATTGATGGACTTTCCACTATCTGTCATGTCAATATGAAGCAGCCAGTCTCATATCAGAGCAGAGAGACTTGGAGAATAACCATGAGAGACTGCAAACAACTTTACAGCTTTGGGATCTCTCTGTTTGTGATTATTCGCTTATCTGGGTTGCTAGTTGCCTAAGACCCCTGTCTAATTACATTTGTGATAGGATAAAATTACGAAGATAAGCGACATTTGCATAGACATCCGGTACGCCTTGTGCACACGGCAGCACCCAGGATGCTATGCCCACCTGCATCCCGTTCGCAATTAGAGGACCGCCAGTGTCGCCAAGGCAAAAACCAACTCCCTTCCCACTAAAGGCACACAGGTGACTATTGTCAAGTGGCATGCCGGCATGCCTCTTCTGGCATTCATTATAGCCGACAACCTCCTGTCCCATTTTCTGAAGCTTGTCCGACAGGTCTCCACTGACTGAGGTCCTTCCCCAGCCAGATGAGGCAACTCTGTTACCAGCAGATGGAAAAACAGTTGCCAGAGCAATAGGGTTCTGGTACTGACTATATTTTATAGGTGCGGCTAGTGTGATGACAGCTACGTCGTTTCCCCAGGCAGCCTTTTGCTGGCCAGTGTAGCCTGGGTGTATAACGGCCTTAAGTACCTTATGTAGCTGACCACCATTGACGTCGATTGTGCCAGTTGCGACTTGGAAATAATCGATATTCATGCCCTCTACGCAGTGTGCCGCCGTCAGAATCTTAGTTGGAGAGATAATGGAGGCCCCGCAGGAATGTTTACCGCCATAACGAAGGCTTGCTTGATGGGGAAATTTTCCGAGCGAGAACTGGCCATACTTGTCTATAGAGTTAATTTCTGGTTCTTTGAAAGAAAGGGCATAGATAAAGGTAAGTTCCACATCGTCTTTTCGCATCAGATGCGACAGCACACTTCTTTTAGATGGGAACGTAAACGTGCGTCCATAAGTCTTCGTGTAAGTTTTCGCCTTGAAATAATGCTCATAGACATGGCGAAGCGGGTAAGAATGACAACTAGATCTTCCGAGCACTATGTTGTTAGTCGACCATCGCAGGGACGTTAAACTTGACATAATCATCAAATCTCGATATCCTCGCCCACACCTAGAAGATTTCGTGATGGTTGACTTTCTACTGATGTAATGTACATTTTAAGAAGCAATCCACACCGGGGAGCAACATGATCCAAAGGAATAGCCAAACAAAAATACGCGGAACCGCATAGCTGTCAAGATTTCATTACACATATTCAATTACAGTGTATTGCAAAAGATCTATGGGTGCCAAGGATTGACAGAATTGATTGCTTGAattgactacctaggtatatgAGGAAGAAAACGAGCACTCTGTG
It encodes the following:
- a CDS encoding aminoglycoside phosphotransferase (similar to Metarhizium robertsii ARSEF 23 XP_007821104.1); amino-acid sequence: MPARPIHQDRTDQHEPAWEGQLQSDQPQPQLHVPESNLSDSESLQNALDDDDNALVPMRYPALREAFLASLEDKKDVIEATVRLHLGVRSCHLSVREVWRSGSFSVVLPILISQTRTVFMRIPFPYRIGEDHCPGNVEEKLRTEIAPYIWLRQNCPDIPIPELHAFGLPDGSTFTHPLHTPFWEKAWWMLKRFGCSLLGRPIPVHHVKRTIRHSTTPGFLLISEARGKKLAWSWLDHYDKKAYRDRLFRSLARISLSLKAVPFPRIGSLRLQPDGSLALCNRPLSLYLQMLENEGIPTHIPLHRLYAQVESYLSDLLSFQDNKVRHQPNAVHDEEDGKLQLAALTGMRATMHHFIRPECRDGPFFLHLTDLHQKNIFVDQDWNIQTIIDLEWAHTLPLEMHLPPYWLSSRIAVDSFEDQAAIDDYEAILEEYWAIYEAEEKKRNGTIVDVAIQRDTWARGSFWYFHAVRVPKGMYTLFNRHIQPLFNKEHPDRKIFDEVFYWYWGSGAEGFIEKKLRDRKEYEASARAAFKEGSLKNT
- a CDS encoding tripsin (similar to Metarhizium acridum CQMa 102 XP_007810700.1), whose amino-acid sequence is MKYSLLLFLAPLGVWSRACTCGQANQNGAYSRNENVIPRAENADEMLDRRDVHDGLAEKRDDLYARLINGKPTGLHEYPFIAAVVYNSGAKRISCPGAIIDKKHILITAHCVNGIRANNIGVYAGSNKFDVPSAKLRTVAAIHPHPKWDSERRFYDVALLQLQDPLSFDRNTNIVCVPSQPRDFNNQTATALAWGSPSSGEGQLVQTKFETHNLDSCSVRGTGGPQFCTYAPGEGVCDNASDGPLLLWQEPTSRRYFAVGLSSWGQSCKKFPEVATDLTQLKPWIQEVVGAGGGTLCP
- a CDS encoding trypsin domain-containing protein — encoded protein: MKTSPLLYSIFALGQPCLAQIVPSSQVNIQAGRIHSTALAEEDIEVASITIHPGYTGQQQDAAKSDIALIKLAKPILLNQFQGPIAPVTTSPAAGTRGVQVGWTIPLVGGLLGSLLKQEETVVGLDQCQQAHKNLALDMLGRSSCHSYPLRHVYEHYFKAKTYTKTYGRTFTFPSKRSVLSHLMRKDDVELTFIYALSFKEPEINSIDKYGQFSLGKFPHQASLRYGGKHSCGASIISPTKILTAAHCVEGMNIDYFQVATGTIDVNGGQLHKVLKAVIHPGYTGQQKAAWGNDVAVITLAAPIKYSQYQNPIALATVFPSAGNRVASSGWGRTSVSGDLSDKLQKMGQEVVGYNECQKRHAGMPLDNSHLCAFSGKGVGFCLGDTGGPLIANGMQVGIASWVLPCAQGVPDVYANVAYLRNFILSQM